A single region of the Pyricularia oryzae 70-15 chromosome 4, whole genome shotgun sequence genome encodes:
- a CDS encoding glutathione synthetase large subunit produces the protein MLGLPSKPSSGFRLITSSVIITNTRTSPPAMATSTKRKAAGVPALTQSETARLVETIKDWTIARGLSVRPPPSVVAANADPAGILATSVPVTLFPSPFPANCFEQAHDAQKPYNELYAKISQDEDFIRQMVEEVAGGDDFIAKLWETHCKVKEEGYSQQLSLGLFRSDYMVHQDLTDPNAVPQVRQVEFNTIASSFGGLSAQTSLLHQHLAFTEYPLLQDSRAAGSLNLPDNRSTRGLAAGIRAAFTAYGDSDLGHDRCVIFLTQDGERNVFDQRHLEYEVQRGSNSGDAVIPVFRLPFSQILKHTSIADGSKRQLLYRLPSNPARVFEVAVVYMRSGYGPGDYPDEEAWQGRLQLERSNAIKCPTVLTQLAGMKKVQQVLATPPSSPSPFKLGRFVPEKTPAWESLWGTFANIYPMDESEAGLEGRRLALDPELCIKHVLKPQREGGGNNHYKAAIPAFLASLPDKSHWNSYILMELITPPPVGNVILRNGEIEQGGVICELGVFGTCLWNNATGAMLRNEQEGYLLRTKGDQSEEGGVAAGFGCMDSVALV, from the exons ATGCTTGGATTG CCATCCAAGCCATCCTCTGGATTT CGATTAATAACATCATCGGTCATCATAACCAACACCAGGACCTCCCCTCCAGCAATGGCCACATCCACAAAACGCAAGGCCGCTGGCGTCCCTGCCTTGACCCAGTCTGAGACGGCCAGGCTGGTAGAGACAATAAAGGACTGGACCATAGCCCGAGGACTTTCCGTCCGGCCCCCGCCTTCCGTGGTCGCCGCCAATGCCGATCCGGCAGGAATCCTTGCCACCAGCGTCCCCGTCACCCTGTTCCCTAGTCCGTTCCCCGCCAACTGTTTTGAGCAGGCCCATGATGCTCAAAAGCCTTACAATGAGCTATACGCCAAAATCAGCCAAGATGAAGACTTTATTCGCCAGATGGTAGAGGA AGTCGCTGGAGGTGACGATTTCATCGCCAAGTTGTGGGAAACTCACTGCAAAGTCaaggaggagggctatagccAA CAACTTTCCCTAGGTCTTTTCAGGTCCGATTACATGGTTCACCAGGACCTCACAGACCCCAACGCTGTGCCACAGGTCAGGCAGGTTGAGTTCAACACCATCGCATCCTCTTTTGGCGGACTGTCTGCACAGACGTCCCTGCTGCATCA GCACCTAGCCTTCACCGAGTACCCGCTGCTCCAAGACTCCCGGGCCGCCGGAAGCCTCAACCTACCCGATAACCGCAGCACTCGCGGGCTAGCAGCCGGCATCCGCGCCGCCTTTACTGCCTATGGCGATTCGGACCTCGGCCATGACCGATGCGTCATCTTCCTCACTCAGGATGGAGAGCGTAACGTCTTTGACCAACGACACCTCGAGTACGAGGTCCAGCGGGGCAGCAACAGCGGCGACGCTGTCATTCCCGTGTTCCGGCTGCCTTTTTCGCAGATCCTGAAGCACACCTCGATAGCGGACGGCTCCAAACGCCAGCTGCTGTACCGCCTGCCGAGCAACCCAGCAAGGGTGTTCGAGGTCGCCGTCGTGTACATGCGCTCCGGGTACGGGCCTGGCGACTACCCGGACGAAGAGGCCTGGCAGGGGCGGCTCCAGCTCGAGCGCTCCAACGCCATCAAGTGCCCTACGGTCCTGACGcagctggccggcatgaaaaaGGTGCAGCAGGTGCTCGccacgccgccgtcgtccccCTCGCCGTTCAAGCTGGGCCGTTTCGTGCCCGAGAAGACGCCGGCCTGGGAGAGCCTGTGGGGCACCTTTGCCAACATCTACCCCATGGACGAGTCTGAGGCCGGGCTCGAGGGCCGCCGCCTCGCCCTCGACCCGGAGCTGTGCATCAAGCACGTCCTCAAGCCGCAGCGGGAGGGCGGTGGCAACAATCACTACAAGGCCGCCATACCGGCGTTCCTGGCCTCCCTCCCCGACAAGTCGCACTGGAATTCGTACATCCTGATGGAGCTCATCACTCCCCCGCCCGTCGGCAACGTGATCCTGCGCAACGGCGAGATAGAGCAGGGCGGTGTGATTTGCGAGCTGGGCGTCTTTGGCACCTGCCTGTGGAACAACGCCACTGGCGCGATGCTTCGCAACGAACAGGAGGGTTATCTCCTCCGAACCAAGGGGGACCAGAGCGAAGAGGGCGGTGTTGCTGCAGGGTTTGGTTGCATGGACTCGGTCGCCCTGGTCTGA
- a CDS encoding pre-mRNA-splicing factor RSE1, with protein sequence MATTSNMFLYSLSIQPPSTITRAILGQFSGTKEQQIVAASGSRLTLYRPDPTQGKVVPLMSHDVFGIIRDLASFRLAGSSKDYLIIASDSGRITIVEYLPAQNRFSRIHLETFGKSGVRRVVPGQYLAADPKGRACLIASVERCKLVYVLNRNSQAELTISSPLEAHKNGTLTLSLVALDVGYSNPVFAALEVDYSEVDQDPKGDAAQNVETVLNYYELDLGLNHVVRKWFDVVDSTASMLFQVPGGSDGPSGVLVCGEENITYRHSNQDAFRVPIPRRKGATEDPSRKRNIVSGVMHKLKGSAGAFFFLLQTEDGDLFKVTIDMVEDAEGNPTGEVRRLKIKYFDTIPVSNNLCILKSGFLFVASEFGNHLFYQFEKLGDDDEELEFFSSDFPVDPKEPYEPVYFYPRPTENLALVESIDSMNPLMDLKVANLTEEDAPQIYTVSGKGARSTFRMLKHGLEVNEIVASQLPGTPSAVWTTKLRRDDEYDAYIVLSFTNGTLVLSIGETVEEVSDTGFLSSVPTLAVQQLGDDGLVQVHPKGIRHIRNGVVNEWSSPQHRSIVAAATNERQVAVALSSGEIVYFEMDTDGSLAEYDEKKEMFGTVTSLSLGEVPEGRLRSSYLAVGCDDCTVRILSLDPESTLESKSVQALTAAPSALSIMSMEDSSSGGTTLYLHIGLNSGVYLRTVLDEVTGELTDTRQKFLGPKAVRLFQVSVQKRTCVLALSSRSWLGFSDPVTKGFTMTPLNYEELEWGWNFVSEQCEEGMVGVNGQFLRIFAIEKLGDNVIQKSIPLTYTPRKLAKHPTQRIFYTIEADNNTLAPELREQLMAAPTAVNGDARVLPPDEFGYPRGNGRWASCISVVDPLGDGEELEPGVVQRIDLDNNEAALSMAVVSFASQDGESFLVVGTGKDMVVNPRRFTEGYIHVYRFSEDGRELEFIHKTKVEEPPTALLPFQGRLVAGIGRMLRIYDLGLRQLLRKAQAEVAPQLIVSLNTQGSRIIVGDVQHGLIYVAYKSETNRLIPFADDTIARWTTCTTMVDYDSTAGADKFGNLWILRCPEKASQESDEPGSEVHLVHSRDYLHGTSNRLALMAHVYTQDIPTSICKTNLVVGGQEVLLWGGFQGTIGVLIPFVSREDADFFQSLEQHLRSEDPPLAGRDHLMYRGCYVPVKGVIDGDLCERYTMLPNDKKQMIAGELDRSVREIERKISDIRTRSAF encoded by the exons ATGGCGACCACATCTAATATGTTCCTGTACTCTCTGAGTATCCAGCCTCCCTCTACAATTACGAGAGCTATCCTCGGCCAATTCTCAGGAACCAAGGAGCAGCAGATTGTCGCTGCATCGGGCTCGCGGTTAACACTTTATCGCCCCGATCCTACTCAGGGCAAGGTCGTGCCGCTTATGTCGCATGATGTCTTTGGTATCATCCGAGATCTGGCCTCGTTCCGCCTGGCTGGCAGTAGCAAAG ATTATTTAATCATTGCAAGCGACTCTGGTAGAATTACCATTGTCGAGTATTTACCAGCACAAAACCGGTTCTCCAGGATACATCTCGAGACTTTTGGCAAGTCAGGAGTCCGGCGTGTAGTTCCGGGCCAGTACCTAGCTGCCGATCCAAAAGGTAGAGCATGCCTGATAGCTTCGGTAGAGCGCTGCAAGCTGGTCTATGTGCTCAACCGCAATTCCCAGGCCGAGCTGACCATCTCATCTCCGCTCGAGGCTCACAAAAATGGCACCCTCACCCTCTCCCTCGTGGCTCTTGACGTTGGCTACTCAAACCCTGTCTTCGCCGCCCTCGAGGTTGACTATTCTGAGGTTGACCAAGATCCAAAGGGTGACGCGGCCCAGAACGTGGAAACCGTTTTAAACTACTACGAGCTGGATCTTGGACTAAATCACGTCGTGCGAAAGTGGTTTGACGTCGTCGATTCCACCGCTAGCATGCTATTCCAAGTACCAGGAGGGAGCGATGGCCCCAGTGGAGTCCTGGTGTGTGGCGAAGAAAACATCACATATAGGCACTCCAACCAAGATGCCTTCCGTGTTCCAATACCAAGACGCAAGGGCGCCACCGAAGACCCCAGCAGGAAACGCAACATCGTCTCTGGTGTAATGCACAAACTCAAGGGAAGCGCTGGCGCCTTTTTCTTCCTGTTGCAGACCGAAGACGGAGATCTATTCAAAGTCACAATCGATATGGTGGAAGACGCAGAAGGCAATCCGACTGGGGAAGTGAGGCGACTCAAGATTAAATACTTTGACACCATCCCCGTGTCCAACAACCTTTGCATCCTGAAGAGCGGTTTTCTCTTTGTTGCCAGCGAATTTGGCAACCATCTTTTCTACCAATTCGAGAAACtcggcgacgatgacgaagagCTTGAGTTTTTCAGCAGCGATTTCCCAGTTGACCCCAAGGAACCCTATGAGCCCGTTTACTTTTACCCCAGACCCACAGAAAACCTGGCTCTTGTCGAGAGCATTGACTCAATGAATCCTTTGATGGATCTCAAGGTTGCCAACCTGACCGAGGAAGATGCGCCTCAGATATACACGGTCAGCGGCAAGGGAGCCCGCAGTACCTTTCGTATGCTCAAGCATGGCTTGGAGGTCAACGAGATTGTTGCATCACAGCTACCAGGAACGCCTTCAGCGGTATGGACTACCAAGCTGCGTCGAGATGACGAGTATGATGCGTACATAGTCCTATCCTTCACAAATGGCACACTGGTGTTGAGCATCGGTGAGACGGTCGAGGAGGTCAGCGACACCGGCTTTCTGTCATCCGTCCCGACCCTGGCTGTTCAGCAGTTGGGCGACGACGGGCTTGTACAAGTACACCCCAAAGGAATCCGTCACATTCGCAACGGCGTCGTAAACGAGTGGTCATCCCCACAACACCGCTCTATAGTGGCCGCGGCGACCAACGAAAGGCAGGTCGCTGTTGCGTTGAGCAGTGGTGAAATTGTCTACTTCGAGATGGACACAGACGGCTCCCTGGCGGAGTACgacgagaagaaggagaTGTTTGGTACTGTTACCAGTTTGAGTTTGGGCGAGGTTCCCGAAGGGCGTCTTCGAAGCTCATACCTGGCTGTTGGTTGTGATGACTGTACAGTGAGAATTCTGAGCCTTGACCCAGAGTCGACTCTGGAGAGCAAGTCAGTGCAGGCACTCACGGCAGCCCCGTCTGCTCTGTCAATAATGTCGATGGAGGACTCATCTTCTGGCGGCACAACACTATATCTTCATATCGGTCTGAATTCTGGTGTCTACCTTCGCACAGTGTTAGACGAAGTGACAGGAGAACTCACAGACACGCGGCAAAAGTTCCTGGGGCCGAAGGCCGTAAGACTATTCCAAGTCTCCGTACAGAAAAGAACTTGTGTGCTTGCTCTCAGTTCAAGGTCATGGCTTGGATTCTCCGACCCGGTCACCAAGGGGTTCACCATGACCCCTCTTAACTACGAAGAGCTTGAGTGGGGATGGAACTTCGTCAGCGAGCAGTGCGAGGAGGGCATGGTCGGCGTCAACGGCCAGTTTCTTCG AATCTTTGCAATCGAGAAACTTGGAGACAACGTCATTCAAAAGTCTATTCCATTGACGTACACGCCACGGAAACTGGCTAAACACCCCACTCAACGCATATTCTACACCATCGAGGCAGACAACAACACCTTGGCACCCGAACTCCGAGAGCAACTGATGGCGGCGCCCACGGCTGTTAACGGGGATGCCAGGGTACTTCCCCCAGATGAATTTGGATATCCTCGTGGAAATGGCCGTTGGGCATCCTGCATTAGTGTGGTTGATCCGCTGGGTGACGGAGAAGAGCTGGAGCCTGGGGTTGTGCAGAGGATTGATCTTGACAACAACGAGGCGGCATTGAGCATGGCTGTCGTGTCTTTTGCGTCTCAGGATGGCGAGAGCTTCCTTGTGGTCGGCACTGGCAAGGACATGGTTGTCAACCCACGACGCTTCACCGAAGGTTACATCCACGTTTACCGGTTCTCGGAAGATGGACGTGAGCTAGAGTTCATCCACAAGACTAAAGTCGAAGAGCCGCCAACAGCTCTCCTGCCTTTTCAGGGAAGGCTTGTTGCCGGTATTGGTCGTATGCTGAGGATATATGACCTCGGTCTGCGGCAGTTGCTTCGAAAGGCACAGGCAGAAGTGGCTCCACAGCTCATCGTATCTTTGAACACCCAAGGCAGCCGAATCATTGTCGGCGATGTGCAGCATGGCTTGATCTATGTCGCCTACAAGAGCGAGACCAACAGGCTTATTCCATTTGCTGACGACACCATCGCAAGATGGACAACCTGCACGACCATGGTCGACTACGACTCCACAGCGGGCGCGGACAAGTTTGGTAACCTCTGGATCTTGCGATGTCCCGAAAAGGCTAGCCAAGAGTCGGACGAACCAGGCTCCGAGGTGCATCTTGTTCACAGTAGGGACTACCTCCACGGCACATCCAACCGCCTGGCTCTCATGGCCCACGTTTACACACAAGACATACCTACGAGCATCTGCAAGACAAACTTGGTGGTGGGTGGACAGGAAGTACTGCTTTGGGGCGGCTTCCAGGGTACTATCGGCGTGTTGATACCTTTCGTCAGTCGCGAGGATGCCGACTTCTTCCAAAGTCTCGAACAACACCTTAGGAGTGAAGATCCGCCGCTGGCAGGGAGAGATCATCTTATGTACAGAGGCTGTTACGTGCCTGTCAAGGGCGTTATCGATGGCGATCTCTGTGAAAGGTACACTATGTTGCCTAACGACAAGAAACAGATGATTGCCGGTGAACTCGATCGCTCAGTGAGAGAGATCGAGCGCAAGATTTCA GATATTCGTACCCGTTCTGCTTTCTAA